The Fulvivirga ligni genome window below encodes:
- a CDS encoding ATP-binding cassette domain-containing protein, producing MSESVLKTIIQLFAIVAKEDSVTVEEKRLIEAFLKDHLNKAKVETYLQLFEEYSESITHSSENQLEEEHDQIKKICQHINSELTQKQKVVIILELIAIILADSHISDREEELVRFTASLFNIPDEEVSLIESFVTASEQKDIDNSNILIISREDSTLPKTHFIGRSALEGLIFVLHISTADTYVIKYLGTTDLYLNGVPIKNGKINVLGTGSTIKADKVLPIYYGDILGHFINSDEANLISFHANNLSFKFKNGKLGLRDISIQEESGKLVGLMGASGAGKSTLLNVLNGNETPTDGQVLINGVNIHTSPEEIEGVIGFVPQDDLLIEDLTVYQNLYFAAKLCFAHLTDQETEALVTKTLSSLGLLETKDLKVGSPLEKTISGGQRKRLNIGLELLREPSVLFVDEPTSGLSSRDSENIMDLLKELSLKGKLVFVVIHQPSSDIFKMFDKLVILDTGGYQIYYGNPVEAVVYFKEMIELINSEQGECLECGNVNPEQIFNIIETKVVNEYGNFTTERKISPVQWNQMFIDKQKKPLTSQGFDNQPHSTLKIPSRFKQFQLFARRDVFSKMSNKQYLLINLLEAPILAFILAYIVRYFVTYHTTDPEYLFSKNLNIPAYLFMSIIVALFMGLTVSAEEIIRDRKILKRESFLHLSRSSYLFSKIAILFTLSAIQTFTFVLVGNGILEIKGMLLTHWMILFSTSCFANVLGLNISSAFNSAVTIYILIPILLIPQLLLSGVVVKFDKLNPDLSHTGQVPLIGDLMASRWAFEASMVSQFKDNTYESQFYTYDKIMAQADYKKIYYIPTLETKLEYCLNNHKNESDSIQTIINENLELLSSEISGELKVIGEDKFDVNVLQKSFSYDIYESTSQFLKNLHAFYSRRYNKADKEKDRIITGMTETIEERNAFDQLKNEYHNEAIADIVKNQNDPHRIIESEGQLIQKVFPIYKDPDPSGFLDYGEQFYVPKKHLFNRFFDTVVFNIAVIWMMSIFLIISLYFDVLRKIVTGMGK from the coding sequence ATGAGTGAATCAGTTCTAAAAACAATCATCCAACTTTTTGCCATTGTAGCCAAGGAAGACTCTGTGACCGTAGAGGAAAAGCGTTTGATTGAAGCATTTTTAAAAGATCATCTAAACAAGGCCAAAGTAGAAACATACCTGCAGCTGTTTGAAGAGTATAGTGAAAGCATCACTCATAGCTCTGAAAACCAACTTGAAGAAGAGCACGATCAGATTAAGAAGATCTGTCAGCATATTAACTCTGAGCTCACTCAAAAGCAGAAGGTGGTAATTATTCTGGAACTGATAGCTATAATACTTGCAGACAGCCATATCTCAGATCGTGAAGAGGAATTAGTGCGTTTCACTGCTAGTCTTTTCAACATCCCTGATGAAGAGGTCTCACTGATAGAGTCCTTCGTAACTGCATCTGAGCAAAAGGATATAGATAACAGCAATATTCTGATCATATCCAGAGAAGACAGTACTCTACCCAAAACTCATTTCATAGGTCGATCAGCATTAGAAGGGCTCATTTTCGTATTACATATTAGTACAGCAGATACTTATGTAATTAAATACCTGGGAACCACAGACTTATACCTTAATGGCGTACCTATTAAAAATGGTAAAATAAATGTTCTTGGCACTGGATCTACCATAAAAGCTGACAAGGTTCTCCCCATATACTACGGTGATATATTAGGACATTTCATTAATTCAGATGAGGCCAATTTAATTAGCTTTCATGCCAATAATCTCAGTTTTAAATTCAAGAATGGCAAACTAGGATTGAGAGACATCTCCATTCAGGAAGAATCTGGAAAATTGGTAGGTTTGATGGGAGCCAGCGGAGCAGGAAAGTCGACACTACTTAATGTGCTTAACGGTAATGAAACCCCAACCGATGGGCAGGTGTTGATCAATGGAGTTAACATTCACACCTCTCCTGAAGAAATAGAAGGCGTTATTGGCTTCGTACCCCAAGACGACCTATTAATTGAAGACCTTACTGTATATCAGAATCTATATTTCGCTGCCAAGCTTTGCTTTGCACATCTTACAGACCAAGAAACCGAAGCTCTTGTAACTAAGACGTTGAGTAGTCTAGGGCTTCTGGAAACCAAGGATCTGAAAGTAGGCTCACCGTTGGAAAAAACCATAAGCGGAGGCCAAAGAAAGAGGCTTAACATAGGACTGGAATTATTGAGAGAGCCTTCTGTTCTGTTTGTTGATGAACCGACATCTGGCTTATCTTCCCGAGATTCTGAGAATATCATGGATTTGCTGAAAGAGCTCTCTCTAAAAGGGAAACTAGTATTTGTAGTAATCCATCAACCATCATCAGACATATTTAAAATGTTTGATAAGCTGGTGATATTAGATACTGGTGGTTATCAAATATACTACGGAAACCCTGTGGAAGCTGTAGTTTATTTCAAGGAGATGATTGAGCTGATCAACAGTGAGCAGGGAGAATGTCTGGAATGTGGAAATGTTAATCCAGAACAAATTTTCAATATCATTGAAACTAAAGTGGTGAATGAATATGGCAACTTCACCACCGAAAGAAAGATTAGTCCGGTTCAATGGAATCAGATGTTCATTGATAAGCAAAAGAAGCCTCTTACATCTCAAGGATTTGATAACCAGCCTCATAGCACCTTAAAAATACCTTCTCGCTTTAAACAGTTTCAGCTATTTGCCAGAAGGGATGTCTTCTCCAAGATGAGCAATAAGCAGTATCTGCTTATCAACCTGTTAGAAGCACCTATTCTAGCTTTTATTCTGGCCTATATTGTTAGGTACTTTGTCACTTATCATACCACAGATCCTGAGTATCTGTTTAGCAAAAACCTAAATATCCCTGCCTATTTATTTATGAGCATTATTGTGGCTCTTTTCATGGGGCTTACAGTTAGTGCTGAGGAGATTATACGTGACCGAAAGATTTTAAAACGAGAGTCTTTTTTACATTTGAGTCGAAGCAGCTACTTGTTTAGCAAAATAGCCATCCTATTCACCCTTTCAGCGATTCAGACCTTCACATTTGTGCTGGTTGGTAACGGTATTTTGGAAATTAAAGGAATGTTACTCACCCATTGGATGATACTTTTCTCTACCTCATGCTTTGCTAATGTATTAGGCCTTAATATAAGCTCAGCCTTTAATTCGGCCGTAACCATCTACATTCTAATACCAATATTGCTAATACCTCAACTGCTACTCAGTGGTGTAGTAGTTAAATTTGATAAACTTAATCCTGACCTTAGTCATACTGGTCAAGTGCCGCTCATTGGTGATCTCATGGCTTCCAGATGGGCATTTGAGGCATCTATGGTGAGTCAGTTTAAAGACAATACCTATGAGAGTCAATTTTATACCTATGATAAAATTATGGCTCAGGCTGACTATAAGAAAATCTATTATATTCCCACTCTGGAAACCAAATTAGAATACTGTCTGAACAACCATAAAAATGAAAGTGATTCTATACAGACTATCATAAATGAGAATCTTGAGCTTTTGAGTAGCGAAATATCAGGCGAACTCAAAGTTATAGGTGAGGATAAGTTTGATGTAAATGTGCTCCAAAAATCCTTCAGTTATGATATATATGAAAGCACTTCGCAATTTTTGAAGAACCTGCACGCCTTCTATTCCAGACGCTACAACAAAGCGGATAAAGAAAAAGACAGAATTATCACCGGTATGACTGAGACTATTGAAGAACGAAACGCGTTTGATCAGCTCAAAAATGAATATCATAATGAGGCCATTGCTGATATTGTTAAGAATCAGAATGACCCTCATAGAATCATTGAATCTGAAGGTCAGCTGATTCAGAAGGTCTTCCCTATCTATAAAGATCCTGATCCAAGTGGCTTTTTAGATTATGGAGAACAATTTTACGTACCCAAAAAGCATCTTTTCAATAGGTTTTTTGATACCGTAGTTTTCAATATTGCCGTTATATGGATGATGTCGATATTCTTGATTATCAGCCTTTATTTTGATGTTCTAAGAAAGATAGTTACAGGAATGGGCAAATAA
- a CDS encoding DUF7948 domain-containing protein, producing MLFFFVVSASFAVADVPAIKFIENRGQWRAEILFKGTLPEGEVYFLKNRLVYTFYNYDQITHTLSHDNVEDMSEVQDESGISAHSYFVDFIGANQQTEIQPANLLKTKYNFYVGDSSQWRGNVNAYDQLNYNNLYDGVDLQYKRTGNTVKYDLRVEAGYDPASIQLRYNGAMDLSLSNGRLKIKTSVNEVLEERPYAYQYINGNKEQVACQYVLNGDIVSFTFPLGFDECYDLIIDPTLIFSTYSGSTADNWGSTATYDESGNLYSGGIAINAPGNFPATAGAYQVSTQGLWDIAILKYDSVGSNLIYATYLGGNKNEVPQSMIVNDQNELYVMGVTSSSNYPVSAQAYQNSFAGGNGVNVVGIQFSEGSDIIITKFNASGSGLLGSTFIGGSANDGIMLSVGVLSANYGDQSRGDIYINQEGDILVASKTFSNDFDVVNSVQDTLAGSLDAVVFKMDPDLTNLKWSTYLGGTFSDAFYSVKTNSFGEIIVAGGTNSDSTALGVRGVTNVDGWIVKFAEDGSTILGGTYVGKTNYDQVYFIDVDADDFIYTFGQTNSVDFDIKGDVYNVGDGQFLQKYSSDLTALEFSTTFGSVGNGIDISPTAFLVNDCDNIYLSGWGGKINQSFGAFGGSTIGMPITSDAYQSETLGSDFYLMALSGDASELLYATFLGGNKSATHVDGGTSRFDKSGIVYHAVCAGCQSLNVDGKPTSDFPPTPGAWSETNNSGNCNNAAFKFDLASLRARLQTNSIDFDQPGLNKICFPSPLIIENLSVGGEVFEWNFGDGNSLTTSDTDFITHDYGSPGRYTITLKAIDPTTCIGEDFTSYVVDVFEKNMGVGADGFICEEDSYRLQAFGGVEYFWISNDSSFTSTEARPVVSPVENTIYTVFMIDVNGCSEIAEVKVDVTPKVNISFQAAKEYDCFSRPILHLENNSTGGADYRWSLGDGQTLEGESVAYEYSEDGTYEIKLSGQNENCPYDSAVTLDFYDIKVPNVITPGAKGDNDYFQIITGPAKKSLKIYNRWGKKIYESSDYQNDWQGADISSGVYYYEADIEGETTCNGWIHVIK from the coding sequence ATGCTATTCTTTTTTGTGGTGAGTGCATCATTTGCTGTGGCTGATGTTCCTGCCATTAAATTTATAGAGAACCGAGGGCAATGGAGAGCGGAGATTTTATTTAAAGGAACCTTGCCAGAAGGTGAGGTCTATTTTCTTAAAAACAGGCTGGTATATACTTTTTACAATTATGATCAGATAACTCATACCTTATCTCATGATAATGTTGAGGATATGAGCGAGGTCCAGGATGAATCGGGCATTAGTGCTCATTCCTATTTTGTGGATTTCATTGGAGCTAACCAGCAAACAGAAATACAACCAGCAAATCTTCTCAAGACCAAATATAATTTTTACGTAGGTGACAGTTCTCAATGGCGAGGTAATGTAAATGCTTATGACCAGCTTAACTATAATAACCTTTATGATGGGGTGGATTTACAATATAAAAGAACTGGTAATACGGTAAAATATGATTTAAGGGTAGAAGCAGGCTATGATCCCGCTAGTATACAATTGCGTTACAATGGGGCTATGGATCTCTCTCTTTCAAATGGTCGCCTAAAGATAAAGACCAGCGTTAATGAAGTTTTGGAGGAAAGGCCTTACGCTTACCAGTACATAAATGGAAATAAGGAGCAAGTAGCTTGTCAATATGTTTTAAACGGTGATATTGTGAGTTTTACCTTTCCTTTGGGGTTTGATGAATGCTATGATTTAATCATCGATCCTACATTAATATTTTCAACATATTCTGGATCTACAGCCGATAATTGGGGCAGTACAGCCACCTATGATGAAAGCGGTAATTTGTACTCTGGAGGTATTGCCATAAATGCTCCAGGTAATTTTCCCGCAACGGCCGGTGCCTATCAGGTAAGTACCCAGGGCCTATGGGATATCGCTATATTGAAATACGATTCCGTCGGTTCTAATCTAATTTATGCCACCTATTTGGGAGGTAATAAGAATGAAGTCCCTCAAAGTATGATTGTGAATGATCAAAATGAATTGTATGTGATGGGTGTAACCAGTTCTTCTAATTACCCTGTTAGTGCCCAGGCCTATCAGAACTCATTTGCAGGAGGAAATGGTGTAAATGTGGTCGGTATACAGTTCAGCGAGGGGTCTGATATCATCATTACAAAATTTAATGCATCAGGATCGGGGTTACTGGGATCCACATTTATAGGAGGAAGTGCAAATGATGGCATTATGTTGTCCGTTGGTGTCCTTAGCGCTAACTATGGAGATCAATCAAGGGGGGATATCTACATCAATCAAGAGGGTGATATTCTGGTGGCTAGCAAGACCTTTTCTAATGATTTTGATGTAGTAAATTCTGTGCAGGATACATTAGCAGGAAGTCTGGATGCAGTTGTCTTTAAAATGGATCCTGATCTAACTAATTTGAAATGGTCTACATATCTGGGGGGAACATTCTCCGATGCTTTCTATTCTGTTAAAACTAATTCTTTTGGTGAAATTATAGTGGCGGGAGGAACAAATTCTGATTCTACAGCACTGGGCGTCAGAGGAGTGACAAACGTAGATGGTTGGATAGTGAAGTTCGCAGAAGATGGATCTACTATATTAGGCGGGACATATGTTGGCAAAACCAATTATGATCAGGTTTACTTCATCGATGTAGACGCCGACGATTTTATCTACACTTTTGGACAAACCAATAGTGTTGATTTTGATATAAAAGGAGATGTCTATAACGTAGGAGATGGTCAATTTCTCCAAAAATACAGCTCAGATCTCACTGCTCTGGAGTTTTCTACTACCTTTGGCTCAGTAGGTAACGGCATAGATATTTCTCCAACGGCATTTTTAGTTAATGATTGCGATAATATTTATCTCAGCGGATGGGGAGGTAAGATTAATCAGTCGTTTGGTGCCTTTGGAGGCAGTACCATTGGTATGCCCATTACTTCTGATGCTTACCAAAGTGAAACCCTTGGGTCCGATTTTTACTTGATGGCACTATCAGGAGATGCCTCTGAATTGTTATATGCTACATTTTTAGGAGGAAATAAATCTGCAACCCACGTAGATGGTGGTACTAGCCGTTTTGATAAAAGTGGTATTGTATATCATGCAGTTTGTGCTGGTTGCCAATCTCTTAATGTAGATGGGAAGCCCACATCAGATTTTCCACCAACCCCAGGAGCCTGGTCTGAAACTAACAATAGTGGAAACTGTAACAATGCGGCATTTAAATTTGACCTGGCCTCTCTTCGTGCTCGGCTCCAGACTAATTCAATAGATTTTGATCAGCCAGGTTTAAACAAGATATGCTTTCCAAGTCCATTAATAATTGAGAATTTGAGCGTAGGGGGAGAGGTGTTTGAATGGAATTTTGGTGATGGAAATAGTCTTACCACCTCTGATACTGATTTTATAACGCACGACTATGGAAGCCCCGGGCGCTATACAATAACTCTAAAGGCCATTGACCCAACTACATGTATAGGTGAAGATTTTACGTCATATGTGGTGGATGTATTCGAGAAAAATATGGGTGTAGGCGCTGATGGTTTCATCTGTGAAGAGGATAGTTATCGGCTTCAAGCGTTTGGAGGGGTGGAGTATTTTTGGATAAGTAATGATAGTAGTTTTACCTCTACTGAGGCCAGGCCTGTAGTGTCTCCTGTTGAGAATACTATTTACACCGTGTTCATGATTGATGTGAACGGTTGTTCTGAAATCGCTGAGGTGAAAGTAGACGTTACTCCTAAAGTCAACATCTCATTTCAGGCAGCTAAAGAATACGATTGTTTCTCAAGACCAATACTTCACTTAGAAAATAACTCCACGGGTGGTGCAGACTATCGATGGTCATTGGGAGATGGACAAACACTTGAAGGAGAGAGTGTTGCTTATGAATATTCAGAGGACGGTACTTATGAAATCAAGCTATCAGGCCAAAACGAAAACTGTCCTTACGATAGTGCTGTAACTCTGGATTTCTATGATATTAAGGTTCCTAATGTCATAACCCCCGGAGCTAAAGGGGATAATGACTACTTTCAGATCATAACTGGCCCAGCTAAAAAGTCTCTCAAAATATATAACCGATGGGGTAAGAAAATATACGAATCATCTGATTATCAGAATGATTGGCAGGGTGCTGATATATCTTCAGGTGTATATTATTATGAAGCTGATATAGAAGGTGAAACCACGTGTAACGGCTGGATACACGTGATCAAATAA
- a CDS encoding ABC transporter permease translates to MEYRIQVIREKAHLFKDKWVWKMAYKDTRKNFGRLFLFVSSIIIGIAALVSINSFNVNLKRNIDDQAKDLLGADLVVEGNTPFETEILQAFDSVESEQSSQSALASMAMFMTSSPGTRLVRVVAIEGDFPFYGDLETSPDNAMQKVKEGPGPFAMVDQNLASHYDVSSEDSIKLGTVTFKVAGEVFKIPGGGGVRSTFTPSIYISKRYLDSTGLVQYGSRVRYSQFFKLNNEEETKKAEEYLKPVVRQYGHSFDTVEERKESLGKGVKNLYRFFNLLAFIALILGCIGVASSVHIYVKEKRESVAVLRCIGASGWQAFNIFFIQSVVLGMVGTILGIALGIGIQFALPPLLQEFIPLDLVLHVAWSSIAEGLVLGFIITVLFSTLPLNAVRFVPPLSVLRTGFSKENIKSRMRWFVIMGILLFPFAFATYQSGSFLIGGSFFLGLVVAFAALAGMAHLLMKLVRKYFPSGWGFVWRQSLANLFRPNNQTTVLIVVIGLGAFMIATLNIAQSNLLNQVEFVGQENQSNTILFDIQPPQKDGVVKLTEEAGLPVQQVVPIVTCRIGAINGKTVSEIQSDTTDGIKNWAITREYRVTYRDSLSNAEELLEGVAQHISNDSIYVTISEGMQEDLEVGIGDTVTFDVQGIPMTTYVSGIRDVEWQKDPPNFIFVFPNGVLEEAPQTYVLTTKVKDDGKANAYQRELVTMYPNVSLIDLRLILSTIDEFFGKVSFVIQFMALFSILTGLVVLAGAVINSKYLRLKENVLLRTIGAAQRQIVGMTLLEYTYLGFFAGLVGLVLAVISGWILALYFFKVVFMPNFIELLWIWIGVIFLTLLVGWFNTRDVINKSPLEVLRKEA, encoded by the coding sequence ATGGAGTATAGAATTCAGGTAATCAGAGAAAAAGCTCATTTGTTTAAGGATAAGTGGGTTTGGAAGATGGCGTATAAGGATACCCGGAAGAACTTCGGACGTCTGTTTTTGTTTGTTTCCTCAATTATAATTGGTATAGCTGCCTTAGTATCTATCAATTCTTTTAATGTAAATCTGAAAAGAAATATAGATGACCAGGCCAAAGATCTGCTTGGCGCTGACCTGGTGGTAGAAGGTAATACGCCCTTCGAAACAGAAATACTGCAAGCGTTCGATTCTGTAGAGTCTGAGCAGTCTTCTCAATCAGCCCTGGCATCAATGGCTATGTTTATGACCAGTAGCCCAGGCACCAGGTTGGTGCGGGTGGTAGCCATTGAGGGAGATTTTCCGTTTTACGGTGATCTTGAGACTTCTCCTGATAATGCCATGCAAAAAGTAAAAGAAGGGCCTGGACCCTTTGCAATGGTAGATCAGAATTTGGCCAGTCATTATGATGTGAGTTCTGAAGATTCCATCAAGCTGGGTACTGTTACTTTTAAGGTAGCAGGAGAGGTCTTTAAAATTCCAGGTGGAGGAGGCGTAAGGTCTACTTTTACTCCATCTATCTATATTTCAAAGCGTTATCTTGATTCAACTGGTTTGGTGCAGTATGGCAGTCGCGTCCGTTATAGTCAGTTTTTTAAATTAAATAATGAAGAAGAAACCAAGAAAGCGGAAGAGTACCTCAAACCGGTGGTGCGTCAATATGGCCATTCTTTTGATACTGTAGAAGAGCGAAAAGAGAGTCTGGGTAAAGGTGTTAAAAACCTATATCGCTTCTTTAATTTGCTGGCTTTTATTGCCTTAATTTTGGGTTGTATAGGTGTAGCCAGTTCTGTTCATATTTATGTAAAAGAGAAGAGAGAAAGTGTAGCCGTTTTAAGGTGCATAGGTGCGTCTGGTTGGCAGGCTTTTAATATATTTTTTATACAGAGTGTAGTATTAGGAATGGTGGGGACCATCCTGGGTATTGCTTTAGGAATAGGAATTCAGTTTGCACTGCCACCATTATTACAAGAGTTTATACCTCTGGATTTAGTTCTTCATGTGGCTTGGTCGTCTATAGCTGAAGGGCTGGTGCTGGGCTTTATCATTACGGTGCTATTTTCCACTTTACCGCTTAATGCCGTAAGGTTTGTGCCGCCACTTAGTGTTTTAAGAACGGGTTTTTCGAAAGAAAATATCAAATCCCGAATGCGGTGGTTCGTTATTATGGGTATTCTGTTGTTTCCGTTTGCATTTGCTACTTATCAATCAGGTAGCTTCTTAATTGGCGGTTCTTTCTTCTTAGGGTTGGTAGTTGCTTTTGCAGCCCTTGCGGGAATGGCACATTTGCTTATGAAGTTAGTTAGGAAATACTTTCCATCAGGCTGGGGCTTTGTATGGCGACAGAGTTTAGCCAATCTGTTCAGGCCTAATAATCAAACCACAGTATTAATTGTTGTGATCGGCCTTGGAGCCTTTATGATTGCTACTTTAAATATTGCACAATCTAATCTTTTGAATCAGGTAGAATTTGTGGGCCAAGAAAATCAATCGAACACTATATTATTTGACATTCAGCCGCCACAGAAGGATGGGGTTGTGAAACTCACAGAAGAGGCAGGACTACCTGTTCAGCAGGTGGTGCCTATTGTTACTTGTAGAATAGGCGCTATTAATGGCAAAACGGTCAGTGAAATACAAAGTGATACCACTGATGGTATTAAAAACTGGGCTATTACCAGGGAGTATCGAGTAACATACAGAGATTCTTTAAGCAATGCTGAGGAACTCTTGGAAGGGGTGGCACAACACATTTCTAATGATTCTATCTATGTAACCATCTCAGAAGGTATGCAGGAAGATTTGGAAGTTGGTATTGGAGATACCGTAACTTTCGATGTGCAAGGAATTCCGATGACTACTTATGTAAGTGGTATTAGAGATGTGGAATGGCAAAAGGATCCTCCCAACTTTATCTTCGTATTTCCAAATGGTGTGCTCGAGGAGGCTCCACAGACCTATGTGCTAACTACCAAGGTAAAAGATGATGGCAAAGCCAATGCCTATCAAAGAGAACTGGTAACTATGTATCCAAATGTATCACTAATAGATCTTCGATTGATATTATCTACCATAGATGAGTTCTTCGGAAAGGTGTCTTTCGTAATACAGTTCATGGCCTTGTTCAGTATTTTAACTGGCTTAGTGGTGCTTGCTGGTGCTGTTATTAACAGCAAATACCTTAGACTTAAGGAAAATGTACTACTCAGAACCATCGGCGCCGCCCAGCGGCAGATAGTAGGAATGACCTTGCTGGAATATACATATTTGGGCTTTTTCGCAGGTTTAGTTGGGTTAGTATTGGCAGTAATCTCAGGTTGGATACTGGCACTTTATTTCTTTAAAGTGGTTTTCATGCCTAATTTCATAGAATTACTATGGATCTGGATAGGTGTTATCTTCCTTACACTTTTAGTAGGCTGGTTTAATACCAGAGATGTTATTAATAAGTCGCCATTAGAAGTGCTTAGGAAGGAAGCTTAG
- a CDS encoding ABC transporter ATP-binding protein has translation MSKILIVENLTKSFHSGAKPLTVLDDVSFTIEEGESMAIVGPSGSGKTTLLGLCAGLDVSTSGFVSLVDMKLNALSEDDRAYIRNQHVGFIFQNFQLLPTLTALENVTVPLELRGEKVYKEKGKELLNRVGLGDRMHHYPSQLSGGEQQRVAMARAFITSPKILFADEPTGNLDEETAEKVTDLLFNINKQEGTTLVMVTHNLELAEHTERILQLKGGKLVSDRKSKAVS, from the coding sequence ATGTCTAAAATACTTATTGTAGAAAATCTCACCAAATCTTTTCATTCTGGCGCTAAGCCTCTTACTGTCTTAGATGATGTTTCATTTACTATAGAAGAAGGGGAGAGTATGGCCATTGTAGGTCCCTCAGGAAGCGGTAAAACTACCTTACTTGGCTTGTGTGCCGGGTTAGATGTTTCCACCTCTGGCTTTGTTTCATTGGTAGATATGAAACTCAATGCCCTTAGTGAAGATGATAGAGCATATATTAGAAATCAACATGTTGGGTTTATCTTCCAGAATTTTCAACTGTTGCCTACCCTTACTGCTCTAGAAAATGTAACAGTGCCTTTGGAACTGAGAGGTGAGAAAGTCTATAAAGAGAAGGGGAAAGAACTTCTAAACAGAGTAGGTCTTGGGGATAGGATGCATCATTATCCTTCACAACTATCCGGAGGTGAGCAGCAGCGTGTGGCCATGGCTCGGGCATTTATCACGAGCCCAAAAATCCTCTTTGCTGATGAGCCTACGGGAAATCTTGATGAAGAAACAGCAGAAAAGGTGACGGACCTGCTTTTTAATATTAACAAGCAAGAAGGCACCACCCTGGTTATGGTTACTCATAATCTGGAACTGGCAGAGCATACGGAGCGTATACTGCAGCTAAAAGGTGGTAAACTGGTATCTGATCGAAAATCTAAGGCTGTTTCTTAA
- a CDS encoding arylesterase: MLKKQLIYILIAGIFVLSGFNSEQKTILFFGDSLTAGYGLSKEQAFPALVEDQLSAKNMNYKVINAGLSGETSAGGLSRVDWILKQPVDVFVLELGANDGLRGLPLDQTRNNLQGIIDKVKKKNPNVKIVIAGMMVPPNLGPDYSSEFQKIFPQIAKKNNATLIPFLLKDVAGDTNLNQADGIHPNVKGHKIVADNVMEVLKGIL; this comes from the coding sequence ATGCTAAAGAAACAACTTATATATATACTGATTGCAGGCATTTTTGTTTTATCTGGCTTTAATTCAGAGCAAAAAACCATTCTCTTTTTTGGCGATAGCCTTACGGCCGGTTATGGTTTATCTAAAGAACAGGCTTTCCCCGCTCTTGTGGAAGACCAGCTCAGCGCTAAAAACATGAATTACAAGGTAATAAACGCTGGTTTAAGCGGTGAAACATCTGCCGGGGGCCTTTCCAGAGTAGACTGGATTCTAAAGCAGCCTGTCGATGTGTTTGTATTGGAGTTAGGAGCCAATGATGGCTTACGCGGATTACCTCTAGACCAGACCCGCAATAACCTGCAGGGCATTATTGATAAGGTGAAAAAGAAAAACCCCAACGTAAAAATAGTGATCGCTGGGATGATGGTACCACCCAATCTGGGCCCTGATTATAGCAGTGAATTCCAAAAGATATTCCCACAAATTGCTAAGAAAAATAATGCCACCCTTATCCCCTTTTTACTGAAAGATGTAGCTGGAGATACCAACCTGAACCAAGCAGACGGTATTCACCCCAATGTAAAAGGGCATAAGATAGTCGCTGATAATGTGATGGAGGTGTTGAAGGGAATTTTGTAG
- a CDS encoding BlaI/MecI/CopY family transcriptional regulator: MKLSSKEEQIMSLIWQNGRVYMKDLMEALPDPKPAPTTVATLLKRLNEKGAIDYELHGNSRQYYSLIDKKDYSSSYLKNMISTFFQGSSGRFASFFAQNANLSKQELEELRSIIDNKLKDSES, translated from the coding sequence ATGAAGCTATCTAGCAAAGAAGAGCAGATAATGAGTCTAATCTGGCAGAACGGCCGGGTGTATATGAAAGACTTGATGGAAGCGCTCCCTGATCCTAAACCTGCACCAACTACTGTAGCTACTCTTTTGAAACGTCTTAATGAGAAAGGTGCCATAGACTATGAACTGCATGGCAACTCCAGACAATATTACTCGCTAATTGATAAGAAAGATTATTCTTCATCTTATCTGAAGAATATGATATCCACCTTTTTCCAGGGATCAAGTGGAAGGTTTGCCTCATTCTTTGCCCAAAATGCTAATCTATCAAAGCAAGAATTAGAAGAGCTGAGAAGTATTATAGATAACAAACTAAAAGATAGTGAGTCATGA